The sequence below is a genomic window from Pseudomonadales bacterium.
ATCCTAAACAGTCTGTCACTCGATAGCGGCGCGGGATTGGGCTAGGATGATTGCTTTTTAAGCCAGTCTAGCCATTATGTTTTCAGCCGACGCCTTTATCGCTTTTATTTATCGCTGCCGTTTTCTTCTCGCACTTAGCTCAATAGCGCTGGTCGTTTTTTCCGTGCTGGGTCTGCAGCACTTCAGCTTTGACGCCTCGCCGCGCAGCTATTTTAAACCCGGGCACCCGCCATTTGAGCGCTTTGCTGCCTACGAAGAAACCTACGGCCGAGACTTTCGCATTGTGATGATGCTATCGGCCAAGCAAGACAATATGTTTCGCGCTGATCACCTGCAGGCGATTATCGATGCCACGGAACAGGCATGGTTAATGACTGGGGTGCGTCGTGTCGACAGCGTTAGCAATTATCAACACACCTTTACTGACGATGACGAGCTAATCGTTGAAGACTTATTCCCGCAGGCAGTTTTGCAGCAACCACAGCAGCTATTGCAACGGCAAGCCATTGCGCTTAACGATGCGAGCCTTCGCAACCGACTGATCTCACCCGACGGCAAACATGCAGCCATCATTATGTCGTTAAATGTTGATGCCGATGCGCGAGATCTGCACAACGCCGTGATTGAGCAAAGCTACGCCTTAGAAGCGCAGCTAGAGCAGCAATACCCTGATATTTATATCAGTCAAACCGGCAATCTGATGTCAAATTACCACAATATCTTGATTGCGATTCAAGATGTTTCATTAATGATGCCGTTAATGTTTGCCTTAATGTTCATACTGATTGGCGGCTTGTTAAAAAGTGTTTACTCGGTACTCGTTTCCTTAATTGTTGCGATGCTAGGCGGCATTAGCGCCTTAGGACTTGGCGCATGGTTCGGCATTGAATACTCAATGCTAGCCATTAACGCCTTGATTATCAGCATTACCATTACCGTTGCCCACTGCATTCATATTTTCACCCAATTATTTGTTGAGCTGCGCGAACATGCAAAAGCACAGGCCATCCAGCGCAGCTTATCGATCAATTTATTCGCCGTATCCATGACCAGTCTTACCACCATGGTAGGCTTTTTGAGTTTAAACTTTAATGACTTACCGCCGGCAGTTGCCCTGGGTAATGCGGCAGCGATTGGTACGTTTTTATCCTGGCTATTTTCACTCACGCTATTGCCATGTTTAGTCAGTATTTTACCGTTTAAGGCACACCGCAGCAGCGAGAATCGGCTGGAAAACCTAATGCTTGCTCTGGGTGACTGGGTAATTGCGCATCAGCGCAAAGTGCTACTAGTTATGGTCTTCGCAACGATCGCGGCGGTATTTTTAAGCTTTAGGAATCAGCTGAATGATCGCTTTAGTGAGATGATTCACGAGCCACATATTTTTCGCAGCGATACTAACAATATTGATCAGCACTTTGGCGCACTATACACCGCCAATTATGATCTTGACGCCGGCGAAGCCTATGGCATTGCCGAGCCAGCATACCTGATGCATTTGGATCGATTTGCCGAGTTCTTGCGCGCACAGCCAGAAATTAAAAGCGTCTACAGCTTTGCCGATGTGGTGAAACGCCTAAATCAAACCATGCATAACGGTGACCCGCAATTTTATCGCATTCCAGAAAATCGCGCCTTGATTGCGCAATATATTCTCATGTATGAAATGTCGTTGCCGTTTGGGCTCGACTTAAATGATCAACTCACACTCGATAAATCCCGCTCACGGTTAGTCATATCGATGCCGTCAATCGATACTCAGCAGCTGATTGCGATCGAACAACGCATCAATGCCTGGCAGGCCGAAAACTTACCAAGCAATATGCAGCATCTCGGCGCGTCGATGAGCATTATTTGGGCGCACTTAAGTGAGGACAGCCTAAGCAGTTCGCTTAAAGGCTCAGTGGTCGCTCTTACCATTATTTCGATGATTTTACTGCTGGTGCTGCGCTCTGTACGTTACGGCGTTATTAGTCTCATCCCTAATTTAATGCCCGCCGCGTTCGGCTTTGCCGCCTGGTATATCTATAAAGGCGAAATAGGCTTAGGGCTTACCTGCGTGGTTATCATTACTATCGGAATCGTGGTTGATGATACCGTGCATTTCTTATCAAAATATAAAAAAGCGCTGCATCAAAATCACTTTAACAGTGAAGCCGCGATTCGCTCTACTTTCAAGCAAGTTGGTCCAGCACTGGTAATTACCACCTTGGTACTGTCGTCAGGGTTCTGGATTTTATCGCTGTCAAAAATTGTTGCCAACAGCGCATTAGGCGGCGTCACTGCAATGATTTTAATCGCCGCTTTTGTGCTCGACGTGTTATTACTGCCCGCACTTTTATTAGAAATCGACAAAGCTAAAAATAAACTTTAAGCTTGTCGTTAGCGATGCATACGCAATAACAATAAACAAGGAGCAGCTTATGGCAAAGACCGCAGTGATTACCGGCGGCGCTGGCGGCATAGGTATGGCAATCGCAACAGCGCTATTAGACGAGCAAGTTAGCGTGGCGCTGGTTGATATTGACAGTCAAGCCCTAGCCAAGGCGAAGCAGCAGCTAAGCACCCTCAGCAGCACCAATGTAAGCAGCACCGAGAACAGCAACACTAGCAGCAAGCCAAGTATTAGCACACACTGCGCTGATGTCAGTGATGCAGCCGCAATGCAGGCATTGGTTGATGCGGTCATTGCTGAGCATGGGCAAGTGGATTACTTGTTTAATAACGCGGGGCTAACCATCACGCGTGCATTCAAAAGTTATCAGTTGGAGCATTGGCAAAAAATTATTGGGGTAAATCTCTGGTCAGTTATATATAGCAGTCATTATTTTTTGCCTGCGTTAGAGAAAACCCAGGGCAGCATTATCAATATCTCAAGCCTTGCCGGCTTCTTGGGTCTGCCATATCAAGCCGGCTATAGCTTAACCAAAAGTGCGGTTCGCAGCTTAAGCGAAAGCCTATATGCCGAACTTAAGCATAGCGGCGTGCATGTAATGTGCGTGCACCCTGGCGCAGTTCGCACCGCCATCATTGAAAAGGCGATTGAAGACTCGGATAACCCCAAATTGACACAGCAGCTGGCCAAACTCACTGCAAAAACTGCGATTGA
It includes:
- a CDS encoding MMPL family transporter — encoded protein: MFSADAFIAFIYRCRFLLALSSIALVVFSVLGLQHFSFDASPRSYFKPGHPPFERFAAYEETYGRDFRIVMMLSAKQDNMFRADHLQAIIDATEQAWLMTGVRRVDSVSNYQHTFTDDDELIVEDLFPQAVLQQPQQLLQRQAIALNDASLRNRLISPDGKHAAIIMSLNVDADARDLHNAVIEQSYALEAQLEQQYPDIYISQTGNLMSNYHNILIAIQDVSLMMPLMFALMFILIGGLLKSVYSVLVSLIVAMLGGISALGLGAWFGIEYSMLAINALIISITITVAHCIHIFTQLFVELREHAKAQAIQRSLSINLFAVSMTSLTTMVGFLSLNFNDLPPAVALGNAAAIGTFLSWLFSLTLLPCLVSILPFKAHRSSENRLENLMLALGDWVIAHQRKVLLVMVFATIAAVFLSFRNQLNDRFSEMIHEPHIFRSDTNNIDQHFGALYTANYDLDAGEAYGIAEPAYLMHLDRFAEFLRAQPEIKSVYSFADVVKRLNQTMHNGDPQFYRIPENRALIAQYILMYEMSLPFGLDLNDQLTLDKSRSRLVISMPSIDTQQLIAIEQRINAWQAENLPSNMQHLGASMSIIWAHLSEDSLSSSLKGSVVALTIISMILLLVLRSVRYGVISLIPNLMPAAFGFAAWYIYKGEIGLGLTCVVIITIGIVVDDTVHFLSKYKKALHQNHFNSEAAIRSTFKQVGPALVITTLVLSSGFWILSLSKIVANSALGGVTAMILIAAFVLDVLLLPALLLEIDKAKNKL
- a CDS encoding SDR family oxidoreductase — translated: MAKTAVITGGAGGIGMAIATALLDEQVSVALVDIDSQALAKAKQQLSTLSSTNVSSTENSNTSSKPSISTHCADVSDAAAMQALVDAVIAEHGQVDYLFNNAGLTITRAFKSYQLEHWQKIIGVNLWSVIYSSHYFLPALEKTQGSIINISSLAGFLGLPYQAGYSLTKSAVRSLSESLYAELKHSGVHVMCVHPGAVRTAIIEKAIEDSDNPKLTQQLAKLTAKTAIEPELLAKKIIRAVKRKKQRLVVGLDAHAVEILKRLMPSMLHSLFAQLFARTMAKQTSADVQK